A DNA window from Onthophagus taurus isolate NC chromosome 1, IU_Otau_3.0, whole genome shotgun sequence contains the following coding sequences:
- the LOC111421864 gene encoding adhesion G-protein coupled receptor G2-like, giving the protein MCNKIVIKIFLTVLIFVFSHKNFGACILEFEDFSFKCPKGFRTFEDEDICATYPSTPCPDLLLLSKDYKIIPKSNTINDDEPYLDFFDNNCKYSIEDITETNKQNITVKLELVFKNLKKPYKLWLYASFDKPVKKTEKKIDCWSKRSGATILVNLTEIAINEKRRRKFVIKLDGDLKYYFCRFIDAGEIKPAFSNKVIASMNATNIFRILIDEDYSACASTVIDNNNLYYNPTVYFTSIDNVDMRKGEDIARRRYTSKSCKYHQVNSTTFCPDDRNLLYYFPQTMIGSTTISSPVCFDENAIPFNRRCIGDGLSIPYWEETFPCNHGVKSQITRFLENVNLTGITEYDLANITRSLSDVSKIKSVDLSLISNILQKTSISNFKEIFEIADKIFKTDVKAFNVSTSSKNKFLESVELFVENLGKNTKNITVIYPSIAFFIQQPFLEAEEFEAPLNNVAIKLPSTFLNSLNLSASEKNDFALSVISYKNSDFFPAHQNKSITDVVDVVINIPIETFKEPLSIFIKPKIKSTNVSCVFWNIHKESWDDFGIETSSPLDDGSVECKTNHLTRFSLLIVSHDIIDEHKIPFFFMAFWTLESIVSFVGVCTILIMACIMPKVWRVKRRKTIHLSISIALEILVLWIAEFFPGLTQGVPCIILGVTIHYIVLVKNILMYLIAKVEYDKFMSALENSTKRNPCFSYSDIFTVWIIPAGVIAIAIVSSKELYEVEANMCTPKGALFIYFELAPVTILMLINMSIYVIIVIKLAFIESKNDLHSKRQLLQAILLWFMFGICWIFGVLCNMLKSGDFRTVFYYIHGFIAPLQGIVIYIFSVLLVTKRNKCI; this is encoded by the exons atgtgtaataaaattgtgATTAAGATCtttttaacagttttaatatttgtattttcacataag AATTTTGGAGCTTGTATCCTcgaatttgaagatttttcaTTCAAATGTCCGAAAGGTTTTAGAACGTTCGAAGATGAAGACATATGTGCGACCTATCCAAGCACTCCTTGTCCTGATTTATTACTTCTCTCGaaagattataaaattattccaaaaagtAATACTATTAATGATGATGAACCGTATCTagacttttttgataataattgtaaatattcTATAGAAGATATAACtgaaacaaacaaacaaaatattacgGTGAAATTAGAATtggtttttaaaaacttaaagaaACCGTATAAGTTATGGTTATATGCTTCATTTGATAAACCCGTTAAAAAAAccgagaaaaaaattgattgctGGTCAAAACGTTCTGGCGCAACAATTCTAGTTAATTTGACTGAAATTgctattaatgaaaaaagaagacgaaaatttgttattaaattagatggtgatttaaaatattatttttgccGTTTTATAGACGCCGGAGAAATTAAACCAGCTTTTAGTAATAAAGTTATCGCAAGTATGAATGCGACAAACATTTTTCGAATATTAATAGACGAAGATTATTCTGCATGTGCCTCAACGGTTATCGACAACAACAATTTGTATTATAATCCCACCGTTTATTTCACATCAATAGATAATGTAGATATGAGAAAAGGAGAAGATATAGCTCGTAGAAGATATACAAGTAAAAGTTGTAAATATCACCAAGTAAATAGCACAACATTTTGTCCCGACGACcgtaatttattatattatttccCCCAAACTATGATTGGATCAACAACAATCTCTTCACCAGTTTGTTTCGATGAAAACGCAATTCCTTTTAATAGGCGATGTATAGGAGATGGTTTATCAATTCCTTATTGGGAGGAAACCTTTCCTTGCAATCACGGTGTTAAATCGCAGATTACTCGCTTTTTAGAAAACGTAAATTTAACTGGAATAACAGAATATGATTTAGCAAATATAACTCGATCTTTAAGCGACGtttccaaaattaaaagtgtcGACTTAAGTttgatttcaaatattttacagAAAActtcaatatcaaattttaaagaaatttttgaaattgctgataaaatttttaaaactgatGTTAAAGCATTTAATGTATCAACaagttctaaaaataaatttttggaaagcGTTGAATTATTCGTTGAGAATTTGGGGAAAAATACAAAGAATATAACGGTTATTTATCCAAGTATcgcattttttattcaacaaccGTTTTTAGAAGCTGAGGAATTCGAAGCGCCTTTGAATAACGTTGCAATAAAATTACCAAGTACATTtctaaattcattaaatttatctgCTTCcgaaaaaaacgattttgctCTTTCAGTAATTTCGTATAAAAATAGCGATTTTTTTCCTGCacatcaaaataaaagtattaccGACGTTGTTGATGTTGTTATTAACATACCCATTGAGACATTTAAAGAACCTTTAagtatatttataaaaccaaaaattaaatcaactaaTGTTAGTTgtgttttttggaatattcaTAAAGAAAGTTGGGATGACTTTGGAATTGAAACATCTTCACCACTCGATGATGGCAGCGTCGAATGTAAAACTAATCACCTAACAAGATTTAGTTTATTAATCGTCTCCCACGATATCATTGATGAGCacaaaattccttttttctttatgGCTTTTTGGACTTTAGAATCGATCGTTTCTTTCGTAGGAGTTTGCACGATTTTAATCATGGCTTGTATTATGCCGAAAGTATGGCGagtaaaaagaagaaaaacaattcATTTATCGATATCAATTGCGTtggaaattttagttttatggaTAGCCGAATTCTTTCCAGGATTAACCCAAGGAGTTCCTTGTATTATTTTAGGAGTTACCATTCATTACATTGTACTCGTTAAAAATATCCTGATGTATTTAATCGCTAAAGTtgaatatgacaaatttaTGTCGGCTTTAGAAAATTCAACGAAACGAAATCCGTGTTTTTCTTACTCCGATATATTTACAGTTTGGATAATACCCGCTGGAGTTATTGCAATCGCTATTGTTTCATCGAAGGAATTATACGAAGTTGAAGCAAACATGTGTACTCCAAAAGGTGCTTTATTCATATACTTTGAATTAGCACCtgttacaattttaatgttaattaatatGTCCATTTACGTTatcattgttattaaattagcGTTTATTGAATCGAAGAACGATTTACACAGTAAAAGACAACTTCTTCAAGCGATTTTATTATGGTTTATGTTTGGAATTTGTTGGATATTCGGAGTTCTTTGTAACATGTTAAAATCTGGTGATTTTCGTACCGTTTTTTATTACATCCACGGATTTATTGCTCCGTTACAAGGAAttgtaatatatatttttagcgTATTATTAGTTACAAAACGTAATAAATgtatctaa